The genomic DNA GACGCCTATCTGCGCCATATGGCGGCGCATCATCCGGGCCAGCCGGCGATGGACCGCACAGAATTTTTCCGCGACCGGCAGGAAGCGCGCTATGGCGGCAAAAATGGCGGCCGCTGCTGCTGAAAAAGAGCGACAAAACAGGATGTTGGGCAATAGGCCAGCGTAACGTTCGTGAAATATACAGCGATATTTTGCAATAT from Sphingobium sp. CAP-1 includes the following:
- a CDS encoding YbdD/YjiX family protein, producing the protein MSRLIDTLRRTARLMVGLPDYDAYLRHMAAHHPGQPAMDRTEFFRDRQEARYGGKNGGRCC